The sequence GTGACAATCAAGTATCTATCTATAAACGtcaggaacgtctgtctgtctgtctgtctgtctgtctgtgacttgCATATCTTTCATGCAGCTACAGACACGAAACCTCGGCTTTCACCGCTCTCACTGCTCTACCGCAGCCAcgccccctctcactcacaagCCGTCACCCGACTGAACTTCCATATTAACTGTATGCCATTATGTCAGTATGAGGATTTGCTTTGTgccaaacacaaatacaaatgtcactgaacgtttgctgtgtaatagtaacaacgagcactcaaacacaccaaaccaacaatgacTAAAAACAGGTGTCGCACAGACACTGCACTCGggttttaaatcttttaattccagtgtttgtcaaactgccTGCGACacgaatgtgttgttttcaatatcaaatcCACAAGTTCATTTTTGGAGGTTGTAATTTGTGAACTGTTGAAGTCGGCATATTGTTTTGGGACTATTTTGATTAAGGTGGTCCTTGGTTCtgaaaaagtttaaaaaaaacccactgatgTCAAATGGTAAAAACAAGTGTACGACTTGTTGCCATTCATTTGTGGCTTCTGAAGCGaataaatatgatatatatatataaagatgaTCTGTAAATGAGTGCCTTTCTACAGGTtaaaagtgatgcagtgcccAATAAGATGTCCTTGCAATCAAGTTCCCTCCTGTTcctacatgacagtgtcctGAGAGGAAATGATACTCAGTGCTGTGCACCTTCCACCACCTGGATGTGCCTGTAATCATTCTGTCCACAAAAGAATAAGAAacttttgaaagatttctaaaatacttgtgttttcttgtttttacatttgtttagcactgtatataaacatgttCACTTAGTCTCGTTCTTAAACTTCCTCCAAACATAATCATATCATCATATCCTGCTGTAATATTCtaagatacagtatataaaaaaaagtatcactTCCATAACCTCAACAACAatattgtggaaaaataaaccacattcttcttctttttcacaccACACTTCCCACTTTGAGAGGCACACTTTTCTGGAGAAGAGCCGTGACGAGTGATTCTGGGAAACCGTCAGACTGAAGGAAAACggaaggaagagagaaaacaaaagtgagactgcagagtgaacGTGAGGCACAGCGACTGTCTGTGTATAAAAGAGGCAGCGCTGGGTATCAGGAGTCAGAgtgaagagacacacagagcctgTCTTACTGCTTCAAACATGAACTCAACTTcatccatcttcctcctcctcagctgccTGCTCGTCCTCTGTGTTCAAGgtgacttttattctttttattttattttattttattctttttatttattttattcattttattttattttattgtattttattctttttattttattttattctttttattttattttattctttttattttattttattttattttattctttttatttattttattcttttcatttattttattctttttatttattttattcttttcatttattttattcttttcatttattttattctttttatttattttattctttttatttattttatctaagCATCCCATTTTGGACTGTATCAGAttggacattttaatttgaacgCTGAGTCTGGTATCAGCTCATCTCTAGTATAAAGTAtttaacatctgtgtgtgtgtgtgtgtgtgtgtgtgtgtcctcacagggGAACCAAGCACTGGATCCAGAAAATGCAAGTGTTTGAACGGTTACATCGGCCGAGTCAGACCAGAGCTCCTCAAGTCAGAGCCGCGGGTTTATCAGCCGAGCAGCTTCTGCCCTGAACTGGAGATTataatgtgagtgaatgaatgtgaatgaaagcATGAGGACGTCATTGTTCATGTTCTCTCTGACacgactcctcctcctcctcgctctttCCCAGTGTTCTAGGAACCAAGGAGAAATGTGTGAACCCAGAGTCGAGGTTCGGACAGCATGTCCTGAGCAGGTGAGTTCACCTGGGCGACATGATACAGACGTGGAGCTGGAATAACACTGAGACACTTTTActaactgtgtgttttgtctgtgattcaggcaggagagaaaaagagcagcGCGCTCGACAACAGCCAGTCAAAGCAACACTGAGAGCTCAACGAGCCTCTAACACCTCAACATCTGCACCAAAATACTGCTGAGTCAGCACAAGGAGTTCCTCACCagcactgtcactgtcatgtttGCACAATAAGTTctcaatgtttttaatgagttgtattttaatgtatatatatgaatataaataagctgaaaaataaaaaataaaaaacacctaatgcacttcctgttgtttttatctatttatttggaAAGTTTAAAGTTCCCAATTCCATGGAAAACTGAGCACTTTTTCTTCACGCctttaaaacactaaacatcAGTAACATTCTCCTGAGCGACAGTCTGTTGGCGCGTCAAAAACAGTTCAGTGTCCAATCAGAAGACTATACGTCCACTTTTATATGCAGTCCATCAGACCATCCCATAAATATCAGGCTGGACTCAGAAAGTTAAGGCAGGGAATCCGTTCAATGGTTTactcaaaaaaaacagatggtaCATGACAAACTCTGCACGTCAAAAACACTAAGAACAATGGAACTAAACAAAGATCTggcaaaagaaaaggaggagacaaTCACAGAAGCAGgaaacttgacaggaagtgaaaagaaacaagacaagggttaccaaaataaaacaggaaatacaaaGAAAGCACAAATTCAGAGTAATAGATGAGTGGCTCGTAGACTTGTAGTCAAGACCGCGTAAACCGAGACCCAAAACAAGACCAAGACTAGAgggtatcgagaccaagacaagaccaagaccagagggtatcaagaccaagaccaagaccaagacatACAACtctagtggctagcactgtt is a genomic window of Solea senegalensis isolate Sse05_10M unplaced genomic scaffold, IFAPA_SoseM_1 scf7180000014791, whole genome shotgun sequence containing:
- the LOC122761559 gene encoding C-X-C motif chemokine 11-6-like; this encodes MNSTSSIFLLLSCLLVLCVQGEPSTGSRKCKCLNGYIGRVRPELLKSEPRVYQPSSFCPELEIIIVLGTKEKCVNPESRFGQHVLSRQERKRAARSTTASQSNTESSTSL